One stretch of Armigeres subalbatus isolate Guangzhou_Male chromosome 2, GZ_Asu_2, whole genome shotgun sequence DNA includes these proteins:
- the LOC134212592 gene encoding zinc finger protein chinmo isoform X3, translating into MDQQQYCLKWSNYSSNLAAAFSNLFDSATLTDVTLVCGGTVFNAHKVILAACSKNFADLFERAPVGTGQICVMLEATSADNMHALLEFMYKGEVHVSQKSLESFLKAAENLQVKGLTTEHGRFASANATQSQQPAFHESNNLPSPSARRQSRNSLSASMESINRIGGIVKNEPLAGGGGGGAGGGGSVGGGGSGGTTTPNFSSYLPPTYMPQPYESSRKRSIRSPFYEEATRGSVLRDGKASVGNDSPVSGSKNYRPSSSGSSAAPTEADTAHMDRDSPQQSNRYENHSPSTTHHGNGNGPVSSNTLERDDPSDRVSSADKVKCEGKEGNDNGAEDLRMKSNEMRPIQSPLTSSAPPTPTTPVAFMKGGLPGGLEGLNPTVDMISSLAPGKKLQCPLCDRQYGYETNLRAHIRQRHQGIRVPCPYCSRTFTRNNTVRRHIAREHKQQTQYMPNPLHS; encoded by the exons GAACCGTCTTCAACGCTCACAAAGTAATCCTGGCGgcatgttcgaaaaacttcgcCGATCTGTTCGAGCGGGCTCCCGTCGGCACCGGTCAGATTTGTGTCATGCTGGAGGCAACTTCGGCGGACAACATGCACGCTCTGCTGGAATTCATGTACAAGGGTGAAGTGCACGTTTCACAGAAATCGCTGGAGAGCTTCCTGAAAGCCGCCGAGAATTTGCAG GTCAAAGGTCTCACCACAGAACATGGTCGCTTCGCGAGTGCAAACGCCACCCAGTCACAGCAGCCGGCGTTCCACGAGTCAAACAACCTGCCCTCGCCATCCGCCCGCCGACAGTCACGGAATTCCCTGTCCGCCTCGATGGAGTCCATCAATCGGATCGGGGGAATCGTGAAAAATGAACCACTAGCGGGCGGCGGCGGTGGTGGTGCCGGGGGAGGAGGTAGCGTAGGCGGAGGCGGTAGTGGTGGTACCACAACGCCCAACTTCTCGTCCTACCTGCCACCGACCTACATGCCACAGCCGTACGAAAGCTCCCGGAAACGTTCGATTCGCAGCCCGTTCTACGAGGAAGCCACACGGGGCAGTGTGCTGCGGGACGGCAAAGCCAGCGTCGGCAACGACAGtccggttagcggcagtaaaaaCTATCGGCCCTCGAGCAGTGGATCATCGGCAGCACCGACGGAAGCGGACACAGCCCACATGGACCGGGATTCGCCGCAGCAGTCAAA TCGGTACGAGAATCACAGCCCCAGCACCACCCACCACGGCAACGGAAACGGACCTGTCTCATCGAACACGTTAGAAAGGGATGATCCGAGCGATCGGGTGTCTTCCGCGGACAAAGTCAAATGCGAAGGCAAAGAAGGAAATGAC AACGGAGCTGAGGATCTGCGGATGAAATCGAACGAAATGCGACCGATCCAGTCACCGCTGACGTCTTCCGCCCCGCCCACGCCGACCACTCCGGTGGCCTTCATGAAGGGTGGCCTGCCCGGAGGACTGGAAGGACTGAACCCCACCGTCGATATGATAA GTTCTCTCGCTCCAGGCAAAAAGCTACAGTGCCCTCTCTGTGATCGCCAGTACGGCTACGAAACGAACCTCCGCGCCCACATCCGCCAGCGACATCAGGGTATCCGCGTGCCATGTCCCTACTGCAGTCGGACGTTCACCCGCAACAACACGGTCCGGCGGCATATAGCGCGGGAACACAAACAGCAGACGCAGTACATGCCCAATCCGCTGCACAGTTAA
- the LOC134212592 gene encoding zinc finger protein chinmo isoform X1 — protein sequence MDQQQYCLKWSNYSSNLAAAFSNLFDSATLTDVTLVCGGTVFNAHKVILAACSKNFADLFERAPVGTGQICVMLEATSADNMHALLEFMYKGEVHVSQKSLESFLKAAENLQVKGLTTEHGRFASANATQSQQPAFHESNNLPSPSARRQSRNSLSASMESINRIGGIVKNEPLAGGGGGGAGGGGSVGGGGSGGTTTPNFSSYLPPTYMPQPYESSRKRSIRSPFYEEATRGSVLRDGKASVGNDSPVSGSKNYRPSSSGSSAAPTEADTAHMDRDSPQQSNRYENHSPSTTHHGNGNGPVSSNTLERDDPSDRVSSADKVKCEGKEGNDNGAEDLRMKSNEMRPIQSPLTSSAPPTPTTPVAFMKGGLPGGLEGLNPTVDMISMLNAQRESVTTADGSLAPGKKLQCPLCDRQYGYETNLRAHIRQRHQGIRVPCPYCSRTFTRNNTVRRHIAREHKQQTQYMPNPLHS from the exons GAACCGTCTTCAACGCTCACAAAGTAATCCTGGCGgcatgttcgaaaaacttcgcCGATCTGTTCGAGCGGGCTCCCGTCGGCACCGGTCAGATTTGTGTCATGCTGGAGGCAACTTCGGCGGACAACATGCACGCTCTGCTGGAATTCATGTACAAGGGTGAAGTGCACGTTTCACAGAAATCGCTGGAGAGCTTCCTGAAAGCCGCCGAGAATTTGCAG GTCAAAGGTCTCACCACAGAACATGGTCGCTTCGCGAGTGCAAACGCCACCCAGTCACAGCAGCCGGCGTTCCACGAGTCAAACAACCTGCCCTCGCCATCCGCCCGCCGACAGTCACGGAATTCCCTGTCCGCCTCGATGGAGTCCATCAATCGGATCGGGGGAATCGTGAAAAATGAACCACTAGCGGGCGGCGGCGGTGGTGGTGCCGGGGGAGGAGGTAGCGTAGGCGGAGGCGGTAGTGGTGGTACCACAACGCCCAACTTCTCGTCCTACCTGCCACCGACCTACATGCCACAGCCGTACGAAAGCTCCCGGAAACGTTCGATTCGCAGCCCGTTCTACGAGGAAGCCACACGGGGCAGTGTGCTGCGGGACGGCAAAGCCAGCGTCGGCAACGACAGtccggttagcggcagtaaaaaCTATCGGCCCTCGAGCAGTGGATCATCGGCAGCACCGACGGAAGCGGACACAGCCCACATGGACCGGGATTCGCCGCAGCAGTCAAA TCGGTACGAGAATCACAGCCCCAGCACCACCCACCACGGCAACGGAAACGGACCTGTCTCATCGAACACGTTAGAAAGGGATGATCCGAGCGATCGGGTGTCTTCCGCGGACAAAGTCAAATGCGAAGGCAAAGAAGGAAATGAC AACGGAGCTGAGGATCTGCGGATGAAATCGAACGAAATGCGACCGATCCAGTCACCGCTGACGTCTTCCGCCCCGCCCACGCCGACCACTCCGGTGGCCTTCATGAAGGGTGGCCTGCCCGGAGGACTGGAAGGACTGAACCCCACCGTCGATATGATAAGTATGTTGAACGCCCAGCGGGAAAGTGTAACCACTGCGGATG GTTCTCTCGCTCCAGGCAAAAAGCTACAGTGCCCTCTCTGTGATCGCCAGTACGGCTACGAAACGAACCTCCGCGCCCACATCCGCCAGCGACATCAGGGTATCCGCGTGCCATGTCCCTACTGCAGTCGGACGTTCACCCGCAACAACACGGTCCGGCGGCATATAGCGCGGGAACACAAACAGCAGACGCAGTACATGCCCAATCCGCTGCACAGTTAA
- the LOC134212592 gene encoding zinc finger protein chinmo isoform X4 gives MDQQQYCLKWSNYSSNLAAAFSNLFDSATLTDVTLVCGGTVFNAHKVILAACSKNFADLFERAPVGTGQICVMLEATSADNMHALLEFMYKGEVHVSQKSLESFLKAAENLQVKGLTTEHGRFASANATQSQQPAFHESNNLPSPSARRQSRNSLSASMESINRIGGIVKNEPLAGGGGGGAGGGGSVGGGGSGGTTTPNFSSYLPPTYMPQPYESSRKRSIRSPFYEEATRGSVLRDGKASVGNDSPVSGSKNYRPSSSGSSAAPTEADTAHMDRDSPQQSNRYENHSPSTTHHGNGNGPVSSNTLERDDPSDRVSSADKVKCEGKEGNDNGAEDLRMKSNEMRPIQSPLTSSAPPTPTTPVAFMKGGLPGGLEGLNPTVDMISKKLQCPLCDRQYGYETNLRAHIRQRHQGIRVPCPYCSRTFTRNNTVRRHIAREHKQQTQYMPNPLHS, from the exons GAACCGTCTTCAACGCTCACAAAGTAATCCTGGCGgcatgttcgaaaaacttcgcCGATCTGTTCGAGCGGGCTCCCGTCGGCACCGGTCAGATTTGTGTCATGCTGGAGGCAACTTCGGCGGACAACATGCACGCTCTGCTGGAATTCATGTACAAGGGTGAAGTGCACGTTTCACAGAAATCGCTGGAGAGCTTCCTGAAAGCCGCCGAGAATTTGCAG GTCAAAGGTCTCACCACAGAACATGGTCGCTTCGCGAGTGCAAACGCCACCCAGTCACAGCAGCCGGCGTTCCACGAGTCAAACAACCTGCCCTCGCCATCCGCCCGCCGACAGTCACGGAATTCCCTGTCCGCCTCGATGGAGTCCATCAATCGGATCGGGGGAATCGTGAAAAATGAACCACTAGCGGGCGGCGGCGGTGGTGGTGCCGGGGGAGGAGGTAGCGTAGGCGGAGGCGGTAGTGGTGGTACCACAACGCCCAACTTCTCGTCCTACCTGCCACCGACCTACATGCCACAGCCGTACGAAAGCTCCCGGAAACGTTCGATTCGCAGCCCGTTCTACGAGGAAGCCACACGGGGCAGTGTGCTGCGGGACGGCAAAGCCAGCGTCGGCAACGACAGtccggttagcggcagtaaaaaCTATCGGCCCTCGAGCAGTGGATCATCGGCAGCACCGACGGAAGCGGACACAGCCCACATGGACCGGGATTCGCCGCAGCAGTCAAA TCGGTACGAGAATCACAGCCCCAGCACCACCCACCACGGCAACGGAAACGGACCTGTCTCATCGAACACGTTAGAAAGGGATGATCCGAGCGATCGGGTGTCTTCCGCGGACAAAGTCAAATGCGAAGGCAAAGAAGGAAATGAC AACGGAGCTGAGGATCTGCGGATGAAATCGAACGAAATGCGACCGATCCAGTCACCGCTGACGTCTTCCGCCCCGCCCACGCCGACCACTCCGGTGGCCTTCATGAAGGGTGGCCTGCCCGGAGGACTGGAAGGACTGAACCCCACCGTCGATATGATAA GCAAAAAGCTACAGTGCCCTCTCTGTGATCGCCAGTACGGCTACGAAACGAACCTCCGCGCCCACATCCGCCAGCGACATCAGGGTATCCGCGTGCCATGTCCCTACTGCAGTCGGACGTTCACCCGCAACAACACGGTCCGGCGGCATATAGCGCGGGAACACAAACAGCAGACGCAGTACATGCCCAATCCGCTGCACAGTTAA
- the LOC134212592 gene encoding zinc finger protein chinmo isoform X2 translates to MDQQQYCLKWSNYSSNLAAAFSNLFDSATLTDVTLVCGGTVFNAHKVILAACSKNFADLFERAPVGTGQICVMLEATSADNMHALLEFMYKGEVHVSQKSLESFLKAAENLQVKGLTTEHGRFASANATQSQQPAFHESNNLPSPSARRQSRNSLSASMESINRIGGIVKNEPLAGGGGGGAGGGGSVGGGGSGGTTTPNFSSYLPPTYMPQPYESSRKRSIRSPFYEEATRGSVLRDGKASVGNDSPVSGSKNYRPSSSGSSAAPTEADTAHMDRDSPQQSNRYENHSPSTTHHGNGNGPVSSNTLERDDPSDRVSSADKVKCEGKEGNDNGAEDLRMKSNEMRPIQSPLTSSAPPTPTTPVAFMKGGLPGGLEGLNPTVDMISMLNAQRESVTTADGKKLQCPLCDRQYGYETNLRAHIRQRHQGIRVPCPYCSRTFTRNNTVRRHIAREHKQQTQYMPNPLHS, encoded by the exons GAACCGTCTTCAACGCTCACAAAGTAATCCTGGCGgcatgttcgaaaaacttcgcCGATCTGTTCGAGCGGGCTCCCGTCGGCACCGGTCAGATTTGTGTCATGCTGGAGGCAACTTCGGCGGACAACATGCACGCTCTGCTGGAATTCATGTACAAGGGTGAAGTGCACGTTTCACAGAAATCGCTGGAGAGCTTCCTGAAAGCCGCCGAGAATTTGCAG GTCAAAGGTCTCACCACAGAACATGGTCGCTTCGCGAGTGCAAACGCCACCCAGTCACAGCAGCCGGCGTTCCACGAGTCAAACAACCTGCCCTCGCCATCCGCCCGCCGACAGTCACGGAATTCCCTGTCCGCCTCGATGGAGTCCATCAATCGGATCGGGGGAATCGTGAAAAATGAACCACTAGCGGGCGGCGGCGGTGGTGGTGCCGGGGGAGGAGGTAGCGTAGGCGGAGGCGGTAGTGGTGGTACCACAACGCCCAACTTCTCGTCCTACCTGCCACCGACCTACATGCCACAGCCGTACGAAAGCTCCCGGAAACGTTCGATTCGCAGCCCGTTCTACGAGGAAGCCACACGGGGCAGTGTGCTGCGGGACGGCAAAGCCAGCGTCGGCAACGACAGtccggttagcggcagtaaaaaCTATCGGCCCTCGAGCAGTGGATCATCGGCAGCACCGACGGAAGCGGACACAGCCCACATGGACCGGGATTCGCCGCAGCAGTCAAA TCGGTACGAGAATCACAGCCCCAGCACCACCCACCACGGCAACGGAAACGGACCTGTCTCATCGAACACGTTAGAAAGGGATGATCCGAGCGATCGGGTGTCTTCCGCGGACAAAGTCAAATGCGAAGGCAAAGAAGGAAATGAC AACGGAGCTGAGGATCTGCGGATGAAATCGAACGAAATGCGACCGATCCAGTCACCGCTGACGTCTTCCGCCCCGCCCACGCCGACCACTCCGGTGGCCTTCATGAAGGGTGGCCTGCCCGGAGGACTGGAAGGACTGAACCCCACCGTCGATATGATAAGTATGTTGAACGCCCAGCGGGAAAGTGTAACCACTGCGGATG GCAAAAAGCTACAGTGCCCTCTCTGTGATCGCCAGTACGGCTACGAAACGAACCTCCGCGCCCACATCCGCCAGCGACATCAGGGTATCCGCGTGCCATGTCCCTACTGCAGTCGGACGTTCACCCGCAACAACACGGTCCGGCGGCATATAGCGCGGGAACACAAACAGCAGACGCAGTACATGCCCAATCCGCTGCACAGTTAA